In the genome of Quercus robur chromosome 3, dhQueRobu3.1, whole genome shotgun sequence, one region contains:
- the LOC126717185 gene encoding sugar transporter ERD6-like 5 isoform X2, whose amino-acid sequence MEEEEEAATTRGSLLLKQKLDNNDQWSSSDHGGMQLSESLSTTTPIVVLSTLAAVCGSFTFGSAVGYSSPSESGIEDDLGLTSAEYSIFGSILTIGAMLGAVFSGKIADFIGRKGAMGVSETFCILGWLAIVFAKDAWWLDLGRFLVGCGIGILSYVVPVYIAEITPKNVRGSFTSLSQLMIGCGKALTFLIGSLVNWRTLALIGIIPCLAHLLGLFFIPESPRWLVSPVQCILDFFFKLAFTWCINQEGSKFCLFFFFLAKCGRLEEFEVRLQFLRGENADISQEAADIIEYTENFRWISEDGVLHLFQGKYAYSIIVAVGLMAFQEFGGLNGFAFYTSSIFESAGFSSKIGTILAAVVQILMTTLGVLLIDKCGRRPLLMISATGACLGCVLTGFSFFLQDLQRGKELIPILVLIGVLVYLGSFELGMGGIPWIIMSEIFPINIKGLAGSLVTLVSWTGSWVVSYTFNYLFEWSSAVICGVGILFIGKIVPETKGRTLEEIQASFTHIQQ is encoded by the exons atggaagaagaagaagaagcagcaaCAACAAGAGGGTCACTACTTCTCAAACAAAAGCTTGATAATAATGATCAATGGAGCAGTAGTGATCATGGTGGTATGCAGCTAAGTGAATCCTTATCAACCACCACACCTATTGTTGTGCTTAGCACATTAGCGGCCGTATGTGGATCATTTACTTTTGGAAGTGCA GTGGGATATTCTTCACCATCCGAATCTGGAATTGAGGATGACCTTGGCCTTACTTCAGCGGAG TATTCAATTTTTGGTTCAATATTGACAATTGGAGCAATGTTAGGTGCAGTATTTAGTGGGAAAATTGCGGATTTCATTGGTAGGAAAGGT GCAATGGGAGTTTCAGAAACATTCTGCATCCTCGGGTGGCTTGCAATAGTATTTGCAAAG GATGCTTGGTGGCTTGACCTTGGAAGATTTTTGGTGGGATGTGGAATTGGGATTCTTTCTTATGTG GTTCCTGTTTATATTGCTGAAATTACACCTAAGAATGTTAGGGGATCATTTACATCACTTAGTCAG TTGATGATAGGTTGTGGCAAGGCTCTCACATTTCTTATTGGTTCTCTTGTCAATTGGCGCACCTTGGCTCTAATAG gaATCATTCCGTGTCTAGCACATCTGCTTGGTCTATTTTTCATTCCTGAGTCTCCTAGATGGTTGGTGAGTCCAGTTCAATGtattcttgatttctttttcaagttgGCTTTTACATGGTGCATTAACCAAGAAGGGAGCAAATTTTgcttattcttctttttcctg GCCAAATGTGGACGTTTAGAAGAGTTTGAAGTTAGGCTGCAATTCCTTAGGGGAGAAAATGCTGATATTTCTCAAGAAGCAGCTGAtatcatt GAATATACCGAAAACTTTCGATGGATATCTGAAGATGGAGTTCTGCACCTATTCCAGGGAAAATATGCTTATTCAATCATA GTTGCAGTTGGGCTGATGGCATTTCAAGAATTTGGAGGACTTAATGGGTTTGCATTTTATACAAGTTCTATATTTGAGTCAGCAG GTTTTTCAAGTAAGATTGGGACTATATTAGCAGCAGTTGTTCAG ATTCTAATGACAACTTTAGGAGTACTCTTGATAGATAAGTGTGGAAGACGACCACTTCTAATG ATATCTGCGACTGGAGCTTGCTTAGGTTGTGTCCTCACTGGATTCTCATTCTTCTTGCAG GATCTGCAAAGAGGGAAGGAGCTCATTCCCATTTTGGTGCTTATTGGTGTGTTG GTATACTTGGGCTCTTTTGAGCTAGGCATGGGAGGAATACCATGGATTATTATGTCTGAG aTATTTCCAATAAATATAAAGGGTTTAGCTGGAAGCCTTGTGACATTGGTCAGCTGGACTGGTTCTTGGGTTGTTTCTTACACTTTCAACTATTTATTTGAGTGGAGCTCAGCAG TTATATGCGGTGtgggaattttatttattggtaaaATAGTTCCAGAGACTAAGGGGCGCACACTAGAAGAAATCCAAGCATCATTTACTCATATCcagcaataa
- the LOC126717185 gene encoding sugar transporter ERD6-like 5 isoform X8 produces the protein MEEEEEAATTRGSLLLKQKLDNNDQWSSSDHGGMQLSESLSTTTPIVVLSTLAAVCGSFTFGSAVGYSSPSESGIEDDLGLTSAEYSIFGSILTIGAMLGAVFSGKIADFIGRKGAMGVSETFCILGWLAIVFAKDAWWLDLGRFLVGCGIGILSYVVPVYIAEITPKNVRGSFTSLSQLMIGCGKALTFLIGSLVNWRTLALIGIIPCLAHLLGLFFIPESPRWLEYTENFRWISEDGVLHLFQGKYAYSIIVAVGLMAFQEFGGLNGFAFYTSSIFESAGFSSKIGTILAAVVQILMTTLGVLLIDKCGRRPLLMISATGACLGCVLTGFSFFLQDLQRGKELIPILVLIGVLVYLGSFELGMGGIPWIIMSEIFPINIKGLAGSLVTLVSWTGSWVVSYTFNYLFEWSSAGTFFIFAVICGVGILFIGKIVPETKGRTLEEIQASFTHIQQ, from the exons atggaagaagaagaagaagcagcaaCAACAAGAGGGTCACTACTTCTCAAACAAAAGCTTGATAATAATGATCAATGGAGCAGTAGTGATCATGGTGGTATGCAGCTAAGTGAATCCTTATCAACCACCACACCTATTGTTGTGCTTAGCACATTAGCGGCCGTATGTGGATCATTTACTTTTGGAAGTGCA GTGGGATATTCTTCACCATCCGAATCTGGAATTGAGGATGACCTTGGCCTTACTTCAGCGGAG TATTCAATTTTTGGTTCAATATTGACAATTGGAGCAATGTTAGGTGCAGTATTTAGTGGGAAAATTGCGGATTTCATTGGTAGGAAAGGT GCAATGGGAGTTTCAGAAACATTCTGCATCCTCGGGTGGCTTGCAATAGTATTTGCAAAG GATGCTTGGTGGCTTGACCTTGGAAGATTTTTGGTGGGATGTGGAATTGGGATTCTTTCTTATGTG GTTCCTGTTTATATTGCTGAAATTACACCTAAGAATGTTAGGGGATCATTTACATCACTTAGTCAG TTGATGATAGGTTGTGGCAAGGCTCTCACATTTCTTATTGGTTCTCTTGTCAATTGGCGCACCTTGGCTCTAATAG gaATCATTCCGTGTCTAGCACATCTGCTTGGTCTATTTTTCATTCCTGAGTCTCCTAGATGGTTG GAATATACCGAAAACTTTCGATGGATATCTGAAGATGGAGTTCTGCACCTATTCCAGGGAAAATATGCTTATTCAATCATA GTTGCAGTTGGGCTGATGGCATTTCAAGAATTTGGAGGACTTAATGGGTTTGCATTTTATACAAGTTCTATATTTGAGTCAGCAG GTTTTTCAAGTAAGATTGGGACTATATTAGCAGCAGTTGTTCAG ATTCTAATGACAACTTTAGGAGTACTCTTGATAGATAAGTGTGGAAGACGACCACTTCTAATG ATATCTGCGACTGGAGCTTGCTTAGGTTGTGTCCTCACTGGATTCTCATTCTTCTTGCAG GATCTGCAAAGAGGGAAGGAGCTCATTCCCATTTTGGTGCTTATTGGTGTGTTG GTATACTTGGGCTCTTTTGAGCTAGGCATGGGAGGAATACCATGGATTATTATGTCTGAG aTATTTCCAATAAATATAAAGGGTTTAGCTGGAAGCCTTGTGACATTGGTCAGCTGGACTGGTTCTTGGGTTGTTTCTTACACTTTCAACTATTTATTTGAGTGGAGCTCAGCAG GGACATTCTTCATATTTGCAGTTATATGCGGTGtgggaattttatttattggtaaaATAGTTCCAGAGACTAAGGGGCGCACACTAGAAGAAATCCAAGCATCATTTACTCATATCcagcaataa
- the LOC126717185 gene encoding sugar transporter ERD6-like 5 isoform X5, whose protein sequence is MEEEEEAATTRGSLLLKQKLDNNDQWSSSDHGGMQLSESLSTTTPIVVLSTLAAVCGSFTFGSAVGYSSPSESGIEDDLGLTSAEYSIFGSILTIGAMLGAVFSGKIADFIGRKGAMGVSETFCILGWLAIVFAKDAWWLDLGRFLVGCGIGILSYVVPVYIAEITPKNVRGSFTSLSQLMIGCGKALTFLIGSLVNWRTLALIGIIPCLAHLLGLFFIPESPRWLAKCGRLEEFEVRLQFLRGENADISQEAADIIEYTENFRWISEDGVLHLFQGKYAYSIIVAVGLMAFQEFGGLNGFAFYTSSIFESAGFSSKIGTILAAVVQILMTTLGVLLIDKCGRRPLLMISATGACLGCVLTGFSFFLQDLQRGKELIPILVLIGVLVYLGSFELGMGGIPWIIMSEIFPINIKGLAGSLVTLVSWTGSWVVSYTFNYLFEWSSAGTFFIFAVICGVGILFIGKIVPETKGRTLEEIQASFTHIQQ, encoded by the exons atggaagaagaagaagaagcagcaaCAACAAGAGGGTCACTACTTCTCAAACAAAAGCTTGATAATAATGATCAATGGAGCAGTAGTGATCATGGTGGTATGCAGCTAAGTGAATCCTTATCAACCACCACACCTATTGTTGTGCTTAGCACATTAGCGGCCGTATGTGGATCATTTACTTTTGGAAGTGCA GTGGGATATTCTTCACCATCCGAATCTGGAATTGAGGATGACCTTGGCCTTACTTCAGCGGAG TATTCAATTTTTGGTTCAATATTGACAATTGGAGCAATGTTAGGTGCAGTATTTAGTGGGAAAATTGCGGATTTCATTGGTAGGAAAGGT GCAATGGGAGTTTCAGAAACATTCTGCATCCTCGGGTGGCTTGCAATAGTATTTGCAAAG GATGCTTGGTGGCTTGACCTTGGAAGATTTTTGGTGGGATGTGGAATTGGGATTCTTTCTTATGTG GTTCCTGTTTATATTGCTGAAATTACACCTAAGAATGTTAGGGGATCATTTACATCACTTAGTCAG TTGATGATAGGTTGTGGCAAGGCTCTCACATTTCTTATTGGTTCTCTTGTCAATTGGCGCACCTTGGCTCTAATAG gaATCATTCCGTGTCTAGCACATCTGCTTGGTCTATTTTTCATTCCTGAGTCTCCTAGATGGTTG GCCAAATGTGGACGTTTAGAAGAGTTTGAAGTTAGGCTGCAATTCCTTAGGGGAGAAAATGCTGATATTTCTCAAGAAGCAGCTGAtatcatt GAATATACCGAAAACTTTCGATGGATATCTGAAGATGGAGTTCTGCACCTATTCCAGGGAAAATATGCTTATTCAATCATA GTTGCAGTTGGGCTGATGGCATTTCAAGAATTTGGAGGACTTAATGGGTTTGCATTTTATACAAGTTCTATATTTGAGTCAGCAG GTTTTTCAAGTAAGATTGGGACTATATTAGCAGCAGTTGTTCAG ATTCTAATGACAACTTTAGGAGTACTCTTGATAGATAAGTGTGGAAGACGACCACTTCTAATG ATATCTGCGACTGGAGCTTGCTTAGGTTGTGTCCTCACTGGATTCTCATTCTTCTTGCAG GATCTGCAAAGAGGGAAGGAGCTCATTCCCATTTTGGTGCTTATTGGTGTGTTG GTATACTTGGGCTCTTTTGAGCTAGGCATGGGAGGAATACCATGGATTATTATGTCTGAG aTATTTCCAATAAATATAAAGGGTTTAGCTGGAAGCCTTGTGACATTGGTCAGCTGGACTGGTTCTTGGGTTGTTTCTTACACTTTCAACTATTTATTTGAGTGGAGCTCAGCAG GGACATTCTTCATATTTGCAGTTATATGCGGTGtgggaattttatttattggtaaaATAGTTCCAGAGACTAAGGGGCGCACACTAGAAGAAATCCAAGCATCATTTACTCATATCcagcaataa